A region of Jannaschia sp. W003 DNA encodes the following proteins:
- a CDS encoding sugar ABC transporter ATP-binding protein yields the protein MADRLLQAASLRKQFGGNVVLRDVDLAVDRGEVHAIVGENGAGKSTLIKILGGVHRADGGTVHLGGHAVNLGSPQAALDQGIVVIHQELSLAPHLTTEENIFLGHFPRNALGLIDHRRMRVRTRELLDRLRIEIDPTVPVGRLSIAQQQMIEIAKAISVEAKLLVLDEPTAVLDADRVDTLFELVGRLKAQGIGIVFISHHLEEIFRIADRVTVLRDGERTGTSAVADVDQDWLVSKMIGRKFETHHAQGRTAGAVALELEGLSSDGAFKDVSFSVREGEIVGLAGLIGAGRTEVAQAIFGVRPITAGRLKLLGRPVRLSGPAAARSHGIAYLSEDRKAYGLLPNRPVRENVTISNLARFRRFGFLRPGRERAFVREQIAQLDIRPGDMQAEIGTLSGGNQQKVLLARALAGNPRVLIFDEPTRGVDIGAKREIYRFIEALAEDGVAVVVISSELEEVLRLSDRVVVMRGGRLATELPRGEATEDSVMRAASLDGT from the coding sequence ATGGCAGACCGGCTCCTCCAGGCAGCATCGTTGCGAAAGCAGTTCGGCGGCAACGTCGTGCTGCGCGACGTGGACCTCGCCGTCGACCGCGGCGAAGTCCACGCAATCGTGGGCGAGAACGGGGCCGGCAAGTCGACACTGATCAAGATCCTCGGCGGCGTGCACCGCGCCGACGGGGGCACCGTGCACTTAGGCGGGCACGCGGTGAATCTCGGCTCGCCGCAGGCCGCGCTCGATCAGGGCATCGTCGTGATCCATCAGGAACTGTCGCTCGCCCCCCACCTGACGACCGAGGAGAACATCTTCCTCGGGCACTTCCCCCGCAACGCTTTGGGCCTGATCGACCATCGCCGAATGCGCGTACGCACGCGCGAACTCTTGGACCGCCTGCGAATAGAGATCGACCCAACAGTGCCGGTCGGTCGCCTAAGCATCGCCCAGCAGCAGATGATCGAGATCGCGAAGGCGATCTCGGTCGAGGCGAAGCTGCTGGTGCTCGACGAGCCCACGGCGGTGCTCGACGCGGACCGCGTCGACACGCTCTTCGAACTGGTAGGGCGACTGAAGGCCCAAGGCATCGGCATCGTCTTCATCTCTCACCACCTCGAGGAGATCTTCCGCATCGCCGACCGTGTGACCGTCCTGCGCGACGGAGAGCGCACCGGCACGAGTGCCGTCGCAGACGTGGATCAGGACTGGTTGGTCTCGAAGATGATCGGCCGAAAGTTCGAGACGCATCATGCGCAGGGACGCACCGCCGGCGCGGTGGCGCTGGAGCTAGAGGGCCTATCGAGCGACGGAGCCTTCAAGGACGTCTCGTTCTCGGTCCGCGAGGGCGAGATCGTCGGCCTCGCCGGTTTGATCGGGGCCGGCCGCACCGAGGTCGCGCAGGCGATCTTCGGCGTGCGGCCCATCACGGCCGGCCGCCTGAAGCTGCTCGGGCGCCCGGTCCGCTTGTCGGGACCGGCGGCGGCGCGGAGCCACGGGATCGCCTACCTGAGCGAGGACCGGAAGGCCTACGGCCTGCTGCCCAACCGGCCGGTGCGCGAGAACGTCACCATTTCGAACCTCGCCCGCTTCCGACGGTTCGGCTTCCTGAGGCCGGGCCGGGAGCGGGCCTTCGTGCGCGAGCAGATCGCGCAACTCGACATCAGGCCGGGCGACATGCAAGCTGAGATCGGCACCCTGAGCGGCGGCAACCAGCAGAAGGTCCTGCTCGCCCGGGCGCTTGCGGGGAACCCGCGCGTTCTGATCTTCGATGAGCCTACCCGCGGCGTCGACATCGGTGCAAAGCGCGAGATCTACCGCTTCATCGAGGCGCTCGCCGAGGACGGCGTGGCCGTCGTCGTTATCTCATCGGAACTAGAAGAAGTGCTGCGCTTGTCCGACCGCGTGGTCGTTATGCGCGGGGGACGTCTCGCGACCGAGCTGCCCCGGGGCGAGGCGACCGAAGATAGCGTGATGCGTGCCGCATCGCTCGACGGAACATGA
- a CDS encoding ABC transporter permease: protein MTESPTSPAAGSDAPAPGDRTVVLRGLLRRTSVLAALVLLVIVSSFLNDRFLSVPNLMNVLRQVSIVGILAVGMTFVIITKGIDLSVGSILGVSVVLFAGLLETQSMAVAIPLGILAAMGLGLVNGVGVALAGIPPFIMTLGTLSFARGLAFIYTGGTPIPILDEAFYDLGNGYTFGVPNPTLILIATLVISGVVLAFTPFGRSVYAIGSNEDAARLSGVPVGAYKTAVYVISGGVAGVAGLVYASQLSVGTPIAGQAYELDAIAAVVVGGTSLFGGKGSVAGTFVGTLIIGVLANILNLTGVDPFVQQLFKGALIVVAVFIMARSSRT from the coding sequence ATGACGGAATCGCCCACTTCCCCCGCGGCCGGATCCGATGCCCCCGCGCCGGGCGACCGCACGGTCGTCCTCCGCGGCCTTCTGCGCAGGACCAGCGTCCTGGCGGCGTTGGTCCTGCTGGTGATCGTGTCGTCCTTCCTCAACGATCGATTCCTCAGCGTGCCAAACCTGATGAACGTGCTGCGGCAGGTCTCGATTGTCGGCATCCTCGCGGTGGGCATGACGTTCGTTATCATCACCAAAGGAATCGATTTGTCAGTGGGATCGATCCTTGGCGTCTCGGTGGTCCTGTTCGCCGGCCTGCTGGAAACCCAGAGTATGGCGGTAGCGATCCCGCTCGGCATTCTCGCAGCGATGGGACTTGGGCTGGTCAACGGCGTCGGGGTCGCCCTCGCGGGCATCCCGCCCTTCATCATGACGCTGGGCACGCTGTCCTTCGCGCGGGGGCTGGCGTTCATCTACACCGGCGGCACGCCGATCCCGATCCTCGACGAGGCCTTCTACGACCTCGGCAACGGCTACACCTTCGGGGTGCCGAACCCGACCTTGATCCTGATCGCCACGCTGGTGATCAGCGGCGTGGTCCTTGCGTTCACGCCCTTCGGCCGCTCGGTCTACGCGATCGGCTCGAACGAGGACGCCGCGCGCCTGTCGGGCGTTCCCGTGGGAGCCTACAAGACTGCCGTCTACGTCATCTCGGGCGGCGTGGCAGGGGTCGCCGGGTTGGTCTACGCCTCGCAGCTCAGCGTCGGCACGCCCATCGCGGGGCAGGCCTACGAGCTCGACGCCATCGCCGCGGTGGTGGTCGGAGGGACCAGCCTGTTCGGCGGCAAGGGCTCAGTGGCGGGAACCTTCGTGGGCACGCTCATTATCGGGGTGCTGGCGAACATCCTGAACCTGACCGGGGTCGATCCGTTCGTGCAGCAGCTCTTCAAGGGCGCGCTGATCGTGGTCGCGGTCTTCATCATGGCCCGGTCGAGCCGGACGTGA
- a CDS encoding carbohydrate kinase family protein, protein MIDLVTVGWLTVDDIVLENGTCRKAMPGGGALYSAIGAAIWNPNVGVHAPAGRPHAERSRAGIAGWGLDVAGIATAEGNGLELWMLHESDAHKQQIMKLGSSTPLDMDAARGAMPEAYTEASGIHVAPQGPESSIRTVEALRRPGRKLTMDILADGMIDASRYADLSYLDSLDAFLPSEAEIARIWGPARIEDWLAATARRAGAHVVGKIGAEGSLLAEAGRGRIVHVPALEVDLADATGAGDAYCGGFLAGLATGRPLVECGAMGTVSASYVVEAYGALATQRPDPEARNARYARALAGAAPI, encoded by the coding sequence ATGATCGACCTCGTGACCGTGGGCTGGCTCACGGTGGACGACATCGTCCTCGAAAATGGTACGTGCCGCAAGGCCATGCCCGGCGGCGGCGCGCTCTACTCGGCGATCGGGGCGGCCATCTGGAACCCGAACGTCGGCGTGCACGCGCCGGCGGGCCGGCCCCATGCCGAACGCAGCCGGGCCGGGATCGCAGGCTGGGGCCTCGACGTCGCCGGGATCGCCACCGCCGAGGGCAACGGGTTGGAGCTGTGGATGCTGCACGAGAGCGATGCGCACAAGCAGCAGATCATGAAGCTCGGCTCCTCCACGCCCCTCGACATGGATGCCGCACGGGGCGCCATGCCGGAGGCCTATACCGAGGCTTCGGGCATCCACGTCGCGCCTCAGGGACCGGAAAGCTCGATCCGCACCGTCGAGGCCCTGCGCCGTCCAGGTCGCAAGCTCACCATGGACATCCTCGCCGACGGGATGATCGACGCCAGCCGCTACGCTGACCTCTCCTACTTGGACAGCCTCGATGCGTTCCTGCCAAGCGAAGCTGAAATCGCACGCATTTGGGGGCCTGCCCGGATCGAGGACTGGCTCGCCGCCACAGCGCGGCGGGCCGGGGCTCACGTCGTCGGCAAGATCGGTGCCGAGGGCTCGCTGTTGGCCGAGGCGGGCAGAGGACGGATCGTCCATGTGCCGGCGCTCGAAGTCGACCTAGCGGACGCGACCGGTGCCGGCGACGCCTATTGCGGCGGGTTCCTTGCCGGGCTCGCGACCGGGCGGCCGCTCGTGGAATGCGGAGCGATGGGAACTGTGTCGGCCTCCTACGTGGTCGAGGCCTACGGCGCCCTGGCGACCCAGCGTCCGGACCCCGAGGCGCGGAACGCCCGCTATGCACGCGCGCTCGCCGGCGCCGCACCCATCTGA
- a CDS encoding BtpA/SgcQ family protein, whose product MPGTSNALRRIFACERPLIGNVHLPPLPGTPRYAGAPVTELREIALADVRAYEEGGMDGLMLENHGDIPFLKPERIGPEIIAAMAAIVAAVAERTALPFGINLLANHAMGALAVAHATGARFVRVNQWVNAYVANEGLVEGPSSEALRFRRCIGADAVAIFADVHVKHGAHAVTGDRDVSELARDTEFYDADVAIATGNRTGDAIPIEEIAAIRAGTALPVIGGSGLTPGNVAEILPHLDGAIVGSSLKRGGHWSGPVERGRVEDLVASATDLRDSRDRGRRTEDDRDVNALRKAT is encoded by the coding sequence ATGCCCGGAACTTCCAACGCCCTCCGCCGGATCTTCGCGTGCGAGCGCCCGCTGATCGGCAACGTCCACCTGCCCCCCCTGCCCGGCACGCCGCGCTACGCCGGCGCCCCGGTGACCGAGCTGCGTGAGATCGCACTCGCCGACGTGCGCGCCTACGAGGAGGGCGGCATGGACGGCTTGATGCTCGAGAACCACGGCGACATCCCGTTCCTCAAGCCCGAACGGATCGGCCCCGAGATCATCGCAGCAATGGCGGCCATCGTGGCGGCGGTGGCCGAGCGCACGGCGCTGCCCTTCGGCATCAACCTCTTGGCCAACCACGCCATGGGCGCCCTAGCTGTCGCTCACGCCACCGGCGCGCGCTTCGTGAGGGTCAACCAGTGGGTCAACGCCTACGTTGCCAATGAGGGTTTGGTAGAGGGTCCCAGCAGCGAGGCGCTGCGCTTCCGCCGCTGCATCGGCGCTGATGCCGTGGCGATCTTCGCTGACGTGCACGTTAAGCACGGGGCCCATGCCGTGACCGGCGACCGGGACGTCTCGGAACTGGCACGCGACACCGAGTTCTACGACGCCGACGTCGCCATCGCGACCGGCAACCGCACCGGCGATGCCATTCCGATTGAGGAGATCGCGGCGATCCGCGCCGGAACCGCGCTGCCGGTGATCGGCGGCAGCGGACTGACGCCCGGGAACGTGGCGGAGATCTTGCCGCATCTAGATGGCGCCATCGTCGGCTCGAGCCTCAAGCGCGGCGGTCACTGGTCAGGGCCGGTGGAGCGCGGTCGGGTCGAGGATCTCGTCGCCAGCGCAACGGATCTGCGCGACTCAAGGGACCGGGGCAGACGAACCGAGGACGATCGCGACGTAAACGCTTTGCGTAAGGCGACCTAG